A single region of the Podospora pseudopauciseta strain CBS 411.78 chromosome 1, whole genome shotgun sequence genome encodes:
- a CDS encoding hypothetical protein (COG:G; EggNog:ENOG503NY2E; CAZy:GH43; antiSMASH:Cluster_5; CAZy:CBM6; CAZy:CBM36), translating into MQAAGRQFRSPRYTVCRLLIENISPLKIISTLDLIAATSGCYCTRESAQIAVLDIIHGPQANAHPSLTMKVSAPLLTAALASVATADNPIIQTIYSTDPAPLVHNGRVYLYTGHDEPGSTTFVMKDWRVFSSVDMVNWQDHGSPMSLATFSWADANAWAGQTIQRNGKFYWYASMRRRNGAMAVGVGVSDSPTGPFRDALGRPLVENWGIDPTVWIDDDGQAYMYWGNPGLWYVKLNPDMVSYSGDINTVTLTTTGFGTRSGNAERPTTYEEGSWIYKRTGKYYMVFAASCCSEHIGYSTGPGPTGPWTYGGVVMPTQGSSFTNHPGVIDYQGSSYFFYHNGALPGGGGYTRSVCVEPFTYGANGSIPVINMSKDGAPQVGNLNPYVRQEAETIAWESGVQTEPCSEGGMNVLSINNGDYIKVKGVAFGSGAKSFTARVSSATSGGKIEVRLNSTGGTLVGTCNVPGTGGWQTWTNVNCAVGGATGTRDLFFRFTGAGGELFRFNWWQFSQIAGLGLYCYRGSLTAVSSSLRGSVAKTVFADEQ; encoded by the exons ATGCAAGCCGCTGGCCGTCAATTTCGGAGTCCTAGGTACACAGTTTGTCGTTTGCTGATTGAGAACATCTCACCCCTGAAAATTATATCAACTCTTGACCTGATCGCTGCGACATCAGGATGTTATTGCACTCGAGAATCGGCTCAGATCGCAGTCCTCGACATTATCCACGGTCCCCAAGCCAATGCTCACCCTAGCCTGACCATGAAAGTCTCAGCGCCGTTACTCACTGCCGCCCTGGCCAGCGTGGCTACGGCCGACAACCCTATTATTCAGACCATATACTCCACCGACCCGGCGCCGCTCGTGCACAATGGACGTGTGTACCTCTACACTGGCCATGATGAGCCCGGGTCGACCACCTTTGTCATGAAGGATTGGCGCGTCTTCTCTTCGGTCGATATGGTCAACTGGCAGGACCACGGCTCGCCTATGAGCCTGGCGACCTTTAGCTGGGCCGATGCTAACGCGTGGGCGGGACAGACGATCCAGCGCAATGGCAAGTTTTACTGGTACGCTTCGATGCGCCGCCGAAATGGTGCCATGGCCGTCGGCGTGGGCGTCAGCGACAGCCCTACAGGGCCCTTCCGTGACGCGCTGGGCAGGCCGCTGGTCGAGAACTGGGGGATCGACCCGACTGTGTGgattgatgatgacggcCAGGCCTACATGTACTGGGGAAATCCGGGGCTGTGGTACGTCAAACTGAACCCGGATATGGTGTCATACAGCGGCGACATCAACACGGTGACGTTGACGACGACTGGCTTCGGCACCCGCTCCGGCAACGCCGAGCGGCCGACCACGTATGAGGAAGGGTCCTGGATCTACAAGCGGACGGGCAAATACTACATGGTGTTCGCCGCCAGCTGCTGCTCCGAGCACATTGGCTACTCGACCGGGCCCGGCCCGACCGGCCCCTGGACCTACGGCGGTGTCGTGATGCCCACCCAGGGCAGCAGCTTTACCAACCACCCGGGCGTGATCGACTACCAGGGCTCGTCCTACTTCTTTTACCACAACGGCGCGCtgcccggcggcggcggctacACCCGCTCTGTCTGTGTCGAGCCCTTCACGTACGGCGCCAACGGCTCCATTCCCGTCATCAACATGTCCAAGGACGGCGCACCCCAGGTCGGCAACCTTAACCCCTACGTGCGCCAGGAGGCCGAGACCATTGCATGGGAATCGGGCGTGCAGACAGAGCCGTGCAGCGAGGGCGGTATGAATGTGTTGTCCATCAATAACGGAGATTACATCAAGGTCAAGGGCGTCGCATTCGGTAGCGGCGCCAAGTCCTTCACTGCGCGGGTCTCGTCCGCCACTTCGGGCGGCAAGATCGAGGTGCGCCTAAACAGCACCGGCGGCACGCTTGTCGGGACCTGCAATGTGCCTGGCACTGGCGGTTGGCAGACATGGACCAACGTTAATTGCGCTGTTGGCGGCGCCACAGGCACCAGGGATCTCTTCTTTCGCTTTACTGGGGCCGGGGGCGAGCTGTTCCGGTTTAACTGGTGGCAGTTTAGCCA AATAGCAGGTTTAGGATTGTACTGCTATCGA GGTTCCTTAACTGCCGTGTCTTCGTCCCTCCGAGGAAGTGTTGCAAAAACAGTGTTCGCGGATGAGCAATAA
- a CDS encoding hypothetical protein (antiSMASH:Cluster_5; EggNog:ENOG503PCW2): protein MRIWLHNRYSTHGTAVGYNGQNEKKIRLNEMWILAFDPGAESSFRLITVASSGLAIRIEFSNHQGKEAHPAVTEPPSEAQTTSERLIYFKERKIGSGIFGRVFRLIRACDGQYFTGKVFTPPPTSKKRRRGETDPA from the exons ATGCGTATCTGGCTGCACAACCGCTACTCAACGCATGGGACCGCGGTCGGATACAATGGGCAGAACGAGAAGAAGATACGTTTAAATGAGATGTGGATCCTGGCGTTCGATCCCGGCGCGGAGAGTTCCTTTCGCCTCATCACCGTTGCCTCGAGCGGTCTCGCCATCCGCATCGAGTTTTCCAACCACCAAGGCAAAGAGGCACA CCCGGCTGTGACCGAACCGCCGAGTGAAGCTCAGACCACCTCTGAACGCCTGATCTATTTCAAAGAACGTAAAATCGGGAGCGGCATATTCGGTCGCGTGTTCCGGCTCATCAGAGCCTGCGACGGCCAGTATTTCACTGGCAAGGTCTtcacgccgccgccgaccaGCAAAAAGAGGCGCCGCGGGGAGACCGACCCAGCATAG